Proteins encoded by one window of Chryseobacterium sp. POL2:
- a CDS encoding DUF6591 domain-containing protein encodes MNIKNLQLAILATIALTFTACGNKTEKETSFDEPTTEMETSSFDTEEITDGPTDEISEEKEEVVSTPKGNNNIDEYLKSYEEYVDQYIKLMKKAKDGDVSAMTEYAEYMEKATDLSEKMEKAESEMSSAQMAKFLKIQAKLTQAASSMY; translated from the coding sequence ATGAACATCAAAAATTTACAATTAGCAATTCTTGCGACAATCGCATTAACATTCACAGCGTGTGGAAACAAAACGGAAAAAGAAACTTCTTTTGACGAGCCGACAACCGAAATGGAAACTTCTTCTTTTGATACAGAAGAAATTACAGACGGACCAACAGATGAAATTTCCGAAGAAAAAGAAGAAGTTGTTTCTACCCCAAAAGGGAATAATAATATTGATGAGTACCTAAAAAGTTACGAAGAATACGTTGACCAATACATCAAATTGATGAAAAAAGCCAAAGACGGAGATGTATCTGCAATGACCGAATATGCAGAATATATGGAAAAGGCAACCGATTTGTCAGAGAAAATGGAGAAGGCAGAAAGCGAAATGTCTTCGGCTCAAATGGCTAAATTCCTTAAAATCCAAGCCAAATTAACACAAGCAGCATCAAGTATGTATTAA
- a CDS encoding IS1182 family transposase — MQGKKSFTPQLFVSVNLLDLVPEDNFYRKMLSELNLDFIYKATQKYYGKEGQESIDPVVFFKILLVGYLNNINSDRQLIAFCSDSLSIRLFLGYDVHEQLPWHSTISRTRGLYGEEVFLNLFKEVLRMCVSKNMVRGKRQAVDSVFIKANASMDSLVEKEVLEDASAFVNELEENSEYKVTTTRKKLVERHHDWKAEAYKGMPANSNSRQIDENGNLIRPKYLSNHTHYSPTDSDARVSVKPGKARQLNYFGQIAVDDAHHVITGACSDFADKRDSQCLEQIVELTEENLKENGIELQELLADGGYSSGEALAYLHEKNINAYIPNFGQYKSEREGFTYHKEENYYQCTKPEGKQAKLLFKGEKMDSKGYTKRTYRSSETDCKNCPLREQCCGKSTKFKKLDDSIHKEHYDRMHQKLTQNEKYAKKMVRVRSKTVEPVIGTLINFTNMKRVNTRGIKNANKHVLMASLTYNLKKYMRFTIKKPSILAQVLSLKQGKNFAFSKRAFSVYKNSILSYSNSRILNYN; from the coding sequence ATGCAAGGAAAGAAGAGTTTTACACCACAATTATTTGTTTCGGTCAATTTATTAGACCTAGTTCCAGAGGATAATTTTTATAGAAAAATGTTATCCGAACTCAATTTAGATTTCATTTATAAAGCAACTCAAAAGTATTATGGTAAGGAAGGACAAGAGAGTATAGATCCTGTTGTTTTCTTTAAGATATTATTGGTGGGATATTTAAACAATATCAATTCAGATAGACAGTTGATAGCTTTTTGTAGTGATAGCTTGTCGATAAGATTGTTTTTAGGTTATGATGTACATGAGCAGCTTCCTTGGCACAGTACCATTAGCCGAACTCGCGGTTTGTATGGCGAAGAAGTCTTTTTAAACTTGTTTAAAGAAGTCTTGAGAATGTGCGTTTCTAAAAATATGGTTCGTGGTAAACGACAAGCGGTGGACAGCGTTTTCATCAAAGCTAATGCTTCTATGGATAGCTTGGTAGAGAAAGAAGTTTTAGAAGACGCCAGTGCTTTTGTAAACGAACTAGAAGAAAACAGCGAATACAAAGTAACTACCACCCGCAAGAAACTCGTTGAACGCCACCATGATTGGAAAGCAGAAGCGTATAAAGGAATGCCAGCAAATAGCAATAGTAGACAGATAGATGAAAACGGCAATCTCATCCGTCCCAAATACCTATCTAATCACACCCATTATTCTCCCACAGATAGCGATGCTAGAGTGAGTGTAAAACCCGGCAAAGCGCGACAATTAAATTATTTTGGACAAATCGCAGTTGACGATGCGCACCATGTCATTACAGGAGCGTGTTCAGATTTTGCGGATAAACGCGACAGTCAGTGTTTAGAACAAATTGTAGAACTCACAGAAGAAAACCTAAAGGAAAACGGAATAGAATTACAAGAACTTTTAGCCGATGGTGGTTACAGCAGTGGCGAAGCATTGGCGTATTTGCACGAAAAAAACATCAACGCCTACATCCCTAACTTCGGACAATACAAATCAGAGCGAGAAGGTTTTACTTACCACAAAGAAGAAAACTATTATCAATGCACAAAACCCGAAGGTAAGCAAGCTAAACTGCTTTTCAAAGGCGAAAAAATGGATAGTAAAGGCTACACCAAACGAACGTACCGAAGCAGTGAAACAGATTGCAAAAACTGTCCACTAAGAGAACAATGCTGTGGCAAAAGCACCAAGTTTAAAAAGCTAGACGACAGCATCCACAAAGAACATTACGACCGTATGCATCAAAAACTCACCCAAAACGAGAAATATGCCAAGAAAATGGTTAGAGTGCGAAGCAAAACGGTAGAACCCGTCATTGGAACGTTGATCAACTTTACCAACATGAAACGAGTCAACACTCGAGGCATCAAAAACGCAAACAAACATGTACTGATGGCAAGTTTAACCTACAACTTGAAGAAATACATGCGTTTTACCATTAAAAAACCAAGTATTTTAGCCCAAGTTCTATCTCTAAAACAAGGGAAGAACTTTGCTTTTTCAAAACGCGCCTTTTCAGTCTATAAAAACTCGATTTTAAGCTATTCAAATTCTAGAATTTTGAACTACAACTAA
- the mef(C) gene encoding macrolide efflux MFS transporter Mef(C), which yields MENRKWFKTYMFIWAGQFASMLTSYAVQFAIVIWLSLEYKSAEVLAYAGIAAMLPQALIGLIAGVYVDRLNRKYVMIFSDAFIALCALLLLVILQNENVNLIWIYILLGLRSVGNAFHAPALQAIAPLIVPQNELIKVAGINQVLHSVCSIGGPAIGTLAIAYLPISKVLYLDLIGALLAILSLVMVKIPNVVAKSKSSAHSIATEFSEGFQTVSKNKGLRYLFLYAMAITFVIMPAAIMFPLLTTGHFAGGKWEIGIVEVVWGGGMLIGGVILSIFKLKGSKVVAVNVMYVLLGLTFILSGVLPASWFVGFVMVTAIGGISLSVFNGCFTAIVQTEVSPEKLGRVFSLYYSLAVLPSVIGLLFTGLIAEVIGVNITFIISGCLAILVGILSFSTRNLMQLGKIKNI from the coding sequence ATGGAAAACCGTAAATGGTTTAAGACCTATATGTTTATATGGGCTGGACAGTTTGCTTCAATGCTTACAAGTTATGCTGTTCAGTTTGCTATTGTTATATGGCTTAGTCTGGAGTACAAGTCAGCCGAAGTTTTAGCCTACGCAGGAATAGCAGCTATGTTGCCTCAAGCATTGATAGGCTTAATAGCAGGTGTATATGTTGACCGTCTCAATCGTAAATATGTAATGATTTTTTCGGATGCTTTTATAGCTCTCTGTGCCCTTTTGTTACTCGTCATTTTACAAAATGAAAATGTTAATCTTATATGGATATACATTTTATTGGGTTTACGCTCTGTTGGTAATGCTTTTCACGCTCCGGCACTACAGGCAATTGCTCCGCTGATTGTACCCCAAAATGAATTGATAAAGGTAGCAGGAATTAATCAGGTGTTACATTCGGTTTGCAGTATTGGTGGTCCTGCCATTGGCACATTAGCCATTGCTTATCTTCCTATTTCAAAAGTATTGTACTTGGATTTGATTGGAGCATTGCTGGCTATTCTTTCACTCGTGATGGTGAAAATTCCCAATGTGGTTGCGAAGTCAAAATCGTCTGCACATTCTATTGCTACAGAATTTTCGGAAGGGTTTCAGACTGTTTCAAAAAACAAAGGTTTGCGTTATCTTTTTCTTTATGCAATGGCGATAACCTTTGTTATAATGCCAGCTGCCATTATGTTTCCGTTGCTCACAACAGGGCATTTTGCAGGAGGAAAATGGGAGATAGGAATTGTAGAAGTGGTTTGGGGCGGAGGTATGCTTATTGGCGGTGTCATCCTGAGTATTTTCAAATTGAAAGGCTCAAAAGTAGTCGCAGTCAATGTTATGTATGTATTATTGGGACTTACATTTATTTTGAGTGGTGTATTACCTGCAAGTTGGTTTGTAGGATTTGTGATGGTAACAGCCATTGGCGGTATCAGCCTGTCTGTTTTCAATGGCTGTTTTACAGCAATTGTACAAACAGAGGTAAGTCCTGAAAAATTAGGACGTGTATTTTCACTTTATTATAGTTTGGCAGTTTTGCCAAGTGTAATCGGTTTATTATTCACAGGCCTGATTGCAGAAGTTATTGGTGTAAACATTACGTTTATCATAAGCGGTTGTTTGGCAATCCTTGTGGGTATTCTTTCGTTTAGCACTCGCAACTTAATGCAATTAGGTAAAATCAAAAATATTTAA
- the mph gene encoding Mph(E)/Mph(G) family macrolide 2'-phosphotransferase codes for MKNRDIQKLAERNGLILSDEMSFNEMGIDFKVGFATDRDGTKWLLRIPRRTTLGEQIANEKRILQLVSKYLSVQVPDWRIANEKLVAYPLLDGKPALTYDAETYEVTWNMSKENDLYIPSLAKALIELHSIPTEEVLRNNLKVLTPEQVRNEISERLILVKSELGINAELELRYQKWLDNDALWPNFTKFIHGDLYAGHTLTHHNGEVCGIIDWSTAQVSDIAQDFSGHVTVFGEESLKNLISAYEKQGGEVWDKLFEQAVERAAAAPLAYGYFALETQDEIHLSSAKLQLGVE; via the coding sequence ATGAAAAATAGAGATATTCAAAAATTAGCGGAAAGAAATGGGTTAATTCTTTCGGATGAAATGAGTTTTAATGAAATGGGAATTGATTTTAAGGTTGGTTTCGCTACAGATAGGGATGGCACAAAGTGGTTGTTGCGTATTCCAAGAAGAACAACCTTAGGCGAACAGATTGCGAATGAGAAACGCATTCTTCAATTGGTGTCGAAATACCTTTCGGTTCAAGTTCCTGATTGGCGTATAGCTAATGAAAAACTGGTAGCCTATCCTTTGCTCGATGGAAAACCTGCACTTACTTATGATGCGGAGACTTATGAAGTAACCTGGAATATGTCTAAAGAAAACGACCTTTATATACCATCATTAGCGAAAGCACTTATAGAACTTCATTCAATTCCTACGGAAGAAGTACTTCGTAATAATCTAAAAGTTTTGACACCTGAACAGGTTAGAAATGAGATTTCTGAAAGATTGATTTTGGTGAAATCTGAATTAGGGATAAATGCCGAATTAGAACTTCGGTACCAAAAATGGCTGGATAATGATGCCTTATGGCCGAATTTTACAAAATTCATTCACGGTGATTTGTATGCAGGTCATACACTTACTCATCATAATGGAGAAGTTTGTGGAATTATTGATTGGTCAACTGCACAAGTCAGCGATATAGCACAAGATTTTTCAGGTCACGTTACTGTTTTCGGTGAAGAAAGTCTGAAAAATTTAATTTCGGCATACGAAAAACAAGGTGGAGAAGTATGGGATAAACTGTTTGAACAAGCAGTTGAACGAGCTGCTGCCGCACCTCTAGCTTATGGATATTTTGCTTTAGAAACACAAGATGAAATTCATCTTAGTTCTGCAAAATTACAGTTAGGTGTTGAGTAG
- a CDS encoding metallophosphoesterase, whose amino-acid sequence MGFNLEHKDGTRDKWSGLRALFEKDRDFGIFINYQEKYNLNGVDGPYIINNQLYEVTKENKLLNKNIDRKEKLIVNVGNSDNDQFEFQLKDSIISEPEFYELPEKLVVISDIEGNFDGLSSFLINNGVIDKNFNWTFGNGHLLLNGDFVDRGENVTQVLWLIYKLEQEAIKYNGKVHYILGNHEIMNFQGNPRYANKKYKRVAQLISKNDSLKIATQYLYSDKTELGKWLRSKNVIEKIGNYIFVHAGLSPEILKYKISISDINQIVRKNWDKNLYDEEENNKVENFLTGKKGVYWYRGLSQDYKYYDKIKENELNEVLKFYQADKIVFGHSVVEDIAKEFNGKTINTDVKHGQEKNSEKTKGLLIENGIEYKLDGKGTKTKL is encoded by the coding sequence GTGGGGTTCAATTTAGAACACAAAGATGGAACTCGTGATAAATGGTCTGGACTAAGAGCGTTATTTGAAAAAGATAGAGATTTTGGAATTTTTATAAATTATCAGGAAAAATATAATCTTAATGGAGTTGATGGACCTTATATAATTAACAATCAACTTTACGAAGTAACAAAAGAAAATAAATTACTAAACAAAAATATCGACAGAAAAGAAAAACTAATTGTAAATGTAGGTAATTCAGATAATGACCAATTTGAATTTCAACTCAAAGATAGTATAATTTCCGAACCTGAATTTTACGAATTACCTGAAAAACTGGTTGTTATTTCTGACATTGAAGGAAATTTTGACGGCCTTTCAAGTTTCCTTATCAACAATGGAGTAATTGATAAAAACTTTAATTGGACTTTTGGCAACGGACATTTACTCTTAAACGGGGATTTTGTGGACAGAGGAGAAAATGTAACCCAGGTTTTGTGGCTCATCTATAAACTTGAACAAGAAGCAATAAAGTACAACGGAAAAGTGCATTACATTTTAGGAAACCACGAAATAATGAATTTTCAAGGAAATCCCCGCTATGCCAATAAAAAATACAAACGTGTTGCACAGCTTATTAGCAAAAATGACAGTCTGAAAATTGCTACTCAATATTTATATTCAGACAAAACAGAATTAGGAAAATGGTTGCGTTCTAAAAATGTAATTGAGAAAATTGGAAACTATATTTTCGTTCACGCAGGTTTAAGTCCAGAGATTTTAAAATACAAAATTTCAATTTCTGACATCAACCAAATAGTAAGAAAGAATTGGGATAAAAATCTTTATGATGAAGAAGAAAATAATAAAGTAGAAAATTTTCTAACAGGTAAAAAAGGAGTTTATTGGTATCGTGGTCTTTCACAAGACTATAAATATTACGACAAAATAAAGGAAAATGAACTCAACGAAGTATTGAAATTTTACCAAGCTGACAAAATTGTTTTCGGACATTCAGTTGTGGAAGACATAGCAAAAGAATTTAACGGCAAAACGATAAACACAGATGTAAAACACGGACAAGAAAAAAATTCTGAAAAGACCAAAGGATTACTAATCGAAAATGGAATTGAATATAAACTTGACGGAAAAGGAACGAAAACAAAACTCTAA
- a CDS encoding RNA polymerase sigma factor, which translates to MKSDFQHIFNLAQKQNRHAQQQIFEMFADKFLFVASSYVGNLHDAEDVLMQAFYKAFTKIEMCQNAQVFAAWLRRIVINESISFVRKKQNILYVDSEFIENKADEFEDEILENDAQIDVQSLMKAMPTGYRIVFNLVVFEEKKHREIAEILNITEGTSKSQFSKAKKFLVDFISQQKKEKQNVEKS; encoded by the coding sequence ATGAAATCAGACTTTCAACACATCTTCAATTTGGCGCAAAAACAAAATCGCCACGCTCAGCAACAAATTTTTGAAATGTTTGCTGACAAATTTTTGTTTGTTGCTTCCAGCTACGTTGGCAATTTGCATGACGCCGAAGATGTATTAATGCAAGCTTTTTATAAGGCTTTTACAAAAATCGAGATGTGTCAAAATGCGCAAGTTTTCGCCGCTTGGCTTCGTAGGATTGTTATTAATGAATCGATTTCTTTTGTTCGGAAAAAACAAAATATTTTGTATGTCGATTCAGAATTTATTGAAAACAAAGCTGATGAATTTGAAGATGAAATATTGGAAAACGACGCACAAATCGACGTCCAAAGCTTAATGAAAGCTATGCCAACGGGCTACAGAATTGTTTTTAACCTTGTCGTTTTTGAAGAAAAAAAACACAGAGAAATTGCTGAAATTCTCAATATAACGGAAGGTACCAGCAAAAGTCAATTCAGTAAAGCCAAAAAATTTTTAGTCGATTTTATTTCACAACAAAAAAAGGAAAAACAAAATGTTGAAAAATCTTAA
- a CDS encoding acetyl-CoA C-acyltransferase: MKEVFIVSAVRTPMGSFMGSLSTVPATKLGATAVKGALDKIGLDPTQVQEIYMGNVLQAGEGQAPARQVALGAGLSNHTPSTTINKVCASGMKAVMMAAQSIKAGDQDVIVAGGMENMSLVPHYYNARVATKLGDIKMLDGMVSDGLTDVYNKVHMGVCAEKCATDYNFTREDQDNFAIESYKRSAAAWEAGKFDNEIVPVEIPQRKGEPIIFAQDEEYKSVNFDRLPTLPTVFKKEGGTVTAANASTLNDGASALILVSKEKMEELGLKPLAKIVSYADAAHEPENFTTAPAKALPVALKKAGLEVSDIDFFEFNEAFSVVGLANNKILGLDAAKVNVNGGAVALGHPLGSSGSRIIVTLINVLKQNAGKYGAAAICNGGGGASAIVIENM, translated from the coding sequence ATGAAAGAAGTATTTATAGTTTCCGCAGTGAGAACTCCAATGGGAAGTTTTATGGGAAGTTTATCAACAGTACCAGCAACCAAATTAGGAGCTACTGCTGTAAAAGGAGCTTTAGATAAAATTGGCTTAGATCCTACACAGGTTCAGGAAATCTATATGGGGAATGTATTGCAAGCGGGGGAAGGACAAGCACCAGCGCGTCAGGTGGCTTTAGGAGCGGGACTTTCTAATCATACACCTTCTACAACAATTAACAAAGTTTGTGCTTCAGGGATGAAAGCGGTTATGATGGCTGCTCAGTCTATTAAAGCGGGAGATCAAGACGTTATTGTTGCTGGTGGTATGGAGAATATGTCTTTAGTTCCTCATTATTATAACGCAAGAGTTGCTACTAAGTTAGGAGATATCAAAATGTTAGACGGAATGGTTTCTGACGGTCTTACAGATGTTTACAACAAAGTACACATGGGCGTTTGTGCAGAGAAATGTGCTACAGATTATAACTTCACAAGAGAAGATCAAGATAATTTTGCAATTGAGTCTTACAAAAGATCTGCAGCAGCTTGGGAAGCAGGAAAATTCGATAACGAGATTGTTCCTGTAGAAATTCCTCAAAGAAAAGGAGAGCCTATCATCTTCGCTCAAGATGAAGAGTATAAGTCTGTAAATTTTGATAGATTACCAACTTTGCCAACGGTTTTCAAAAAGGAAGGTGGAACGGTAACTGCTGCGAATGCTTCTACATTGAACGATGGTGCTTCTGCATTAATCCTTGTTTCTAAAGAAAAAATGGAAGAATTAGGATTAAAACCTTTAGCAAAAATCGTTTCTTATGCGGATGCAGCTCATGAGCCCGAAAACTTTACAACTGCTCCTGCAAAAGCTTTACCTGTTGCTCTTAAAAAAGCTGGTTTAGAAGTTTCTGATATTGATTTCTTCGAATTTAATGAAGCTTTTTCTGTGGTTGGTTTAGCAAATAACAAAATTTTAGGTCTTGATGCTGCAAAAGTAAACGTAAACGGTGGAGCAGTCGCTTTAGGACATCCACTAGGAAGTTCTGGATCTAGAATTATTGTAACATTAATCAACGTATTGAAACAAAACGCTGGTAAATATGGTGCTGCAGCGATCTGTAATGGTGGTGGTGGTGCTTCTGCAATCGTTATTGAAAATATGTAA
- a CDS encoding alanine/glycine:cation symporter family protein produces MMDEILELVNNIVWSNTLIFLCLFSGVFFSIRMRFPQIRYIREMWKLLFKGSASEKGISSFQAFALAISGRVGTGNIAGVATAIGMGGPGAIFWMWVIAFLGSASAIVEASLGQYYKEVKDGQYRGGPAFYIEKGLKLKWYAIIFAGVTILSTGLLLPGVQSNSIAIAVENAFEVPTYITGIVVALILGVIIIGGVKRISTVAEFVVPFMAGGYILMALVIIGINYQQIPAVFKLIFDSALGIDSAFGGIIGMAIAWGVKRGIYSNEAGQGTAPHAAAAAEVSHPMKQGLVQGFSVYVDTIFVCTATALMILFTGMYNVQNPAGGFITENIPGVKMGADFTQYAVAHHLPSVGKAFVAISLFFFAFTTIMAYYYIAETNISYLQKKANSKIYIRIFQGVILISTFYGAVKTADAAWMLGDIGVGLMAWLNVIAILLMQKKAMFLFKDYEKQKKEGKDPALALESEQN; encoded by the coding sequence ATTATGGATGAAATACTAGAACTAGTTAACAATATTGTATGGAGTAATACTTTAATTTTTTTATGTCTTTTTTCGGGTGTATTCTTCTCCATCCGAATGCGATTTCCACAGATTCGTTATATCCGCGAAATGTGGAAATTATTGTTTAAAGGCTCAGCTTCAGAAAAAGGAATTTCTTCTTTTCAAGCTTTTGCATTGGCTATTTCTGGGAGAGTAGGAACCGGAAATATTGCTGGTGTAGCTACCGCGATAGGAATGGGGGGTCCTGGAGCCATTTTTTGGATGTGGGTGATTGCATTTTTGGGAAGTGCTTCTGCAATTGTGGAAGCTTCACTCGGACAATATTATAAAGAAGTAAAAGATGGACAATATCGCGGTGGGCCCGCTTTTTATATAGAAAAAGGCTTGAAACTAAAATGGTACGCGATAATTTTTGCTGGAGTAACTATTTTAAGTACCGGCCTTCTTTTGCCAGGTGTACAAAGTAACAGTATTGCCATAGCGGTAGAAAATGCTTTTGAAGTTCCTACTTATATCACTGGAATTGTTGTGGCGTTAATACTTGGTGTAATTATTATTGGTGGCGTTAAACGTATCAGTACTGTTGCAGAATTTGTAGTTCCATTTATGGCAGGTGGTTATATCTTAATGGCTTTGGTTATTATTGGGATTAATTATCAACAAATTCCCGCTGTATTCAAATTGATTTTTGATTCCGCATTAGGCATTGATTCTGCTTTTGGTGGAATTATAGGAATGGCTATTGCTTGGGGAGTAAAACGTGGAATCTACAGCAATGAAGCTGGACAGGGAACTGCTCCTCACGCTGCTGCAGCTGCAGAAGTTTCGCATCCTATGAAGCAAGGTTTGGTGCAAGGTTTTTCTGTATATGTAGATACTATTTTTGTGTGCACCGCAACCGCTTTAATGATTTTATTTACAGGAATGTACAATGTTCAAAATCCTGCCGGTGGATTTATTACCGAGAATATTCCCGGGGTGAAGATGGGAGCCGATTTTACGCAGTATGCAGTGGCGCACCATTTACCTTCTGTTGGGAAGGCTTTTGTAGCTATTTCTTTGTTTTTCTTTGCCTTTACTACCATTATGGCTTATTATTATATTGCCGAAACCAACATCAGCTATTTACAGAAAAAAGCAAACAGTAAAATTTACATCAGAATTTTCCAGGGGGTTATTTTAATATCTACTTTTTACGGTGCTGTGAAAACTGCAGACGCCGCATGGATGTTAGGAGATATTGGTGTTGGATTAATGGCTTGGCTGAATGTGATCGCAATATTATTGATGCAAAAAAAAGCTATGTTCCTGTTTAAGGATTATGAGAAACAGAAAAAAGAAGGCAAAGATCCTGCATTAGCCTTAGAATCTGAACAAAATTAA
- a CDS encoding MFS transporter has product MKAWALYDWANSVYSLVITSTIFPIYYSILTTAYEKSEYVEETGKTIQVPVRHLIEIFGREYQPDAVYGYSLTLSFVVVVLLSPILSSLADIIGNKKSFLQFFCYLGATSCMGLAMFTGMDTVWLGLLFSITASIGFWGSLVFYNSFLPDIATPDKQDALSARGYVYGYIGSVILVVICLVLIQVLAKDAEQAILFTRVSFLFTGAWWFGFSQYTFKHLPKFGNVKDQLPKDLVLLNHKNLFKSHKNNGGFFFVLKKNIIFYKDIIRESFKELYKVGNHLFKDSNLKFFLSSFFFFSVGMQTIFLMATLFGKSEINLAQDKLILTLLVIQIEAIIGAIIFSRLSRKIGNKNVISICIVLWIVACLSAYYLNKENPNVEYQFYGVAAIVGLVMGGLQAMSRSTYSKLLPQDGMENTTYFSFYDVLEKLAIILGTFIFATLIEHFNNMRYAALSMTIFFAIGLVLIRFLKVNINNEKAA; this is encoded by the coding sequence ATGAAGGCCTGGGCGCTGTATGACTGGGCTAACTCTGTATACTCTTTAGTAATTACATCGACCATTTTCCCGATTTACTATTCTATTTTAACAACCGCTTACGAAAAAAGCGAATATGTTGAAGAAACAGGAAAAACAATACAAGTTCCTGTAAGACATTTGATTGAAATTTTTGGTAGAGAATACCAGCCGGACGCAGTATATGGTTATTCTTTGACCTTATCTTTTGTCGTAGTCGTTTTGTTATCGCCTATTTTATCTTCTTTGGCTGACATTATCGGAAACAAAAAATCATTCCTACAATTTTTCTGTTATTTGGGAGCAACTTCATGTATGGGATTGGCTATGTTTACAGGTATGGATACTGTATGGTTAGGCCTATTATTTAGTATAACCGCAAGTATCGGTTTTTGGGGAAGTTTGGTATTTTATAATTCATTTCTTCCCGATATTGCCACACCAGACAAGCAAGATGCGCTTTCTGCCAGAGGTTATGTGTATGGTTATATTGGCTCGGTAATTTTGGTAGTTATTTGTTTGGTATTAATCCAAGTTTTAGCAAAAGACGCCGAACAAGCAATATTATTTACAAGAGTTAGTTTCCTATTCACGGGAGCATGGTGGTTTGGCTTTTCGCAATATACCTTCAAGCATTTACCAAAATTTGGAAATGTTAAAGACCAATTACCCAAAGATTTGGTATTGTTAAATCATAAAAATTTATTCAAAAGTCATAAAAACAACGGCGGTTTTTTCTTTGTCCTAAAAAAGAATATTATTTTCTATAAAGATATTATAAGAGAAAGTTTTAAAGAATTATACAAAGTTGGAAATCACCTTTTTAAAGACTCCAATTTGAAGTTCTTTTTATCAAGTTTCTTTTTCTTTAGTGTTGGGATGCAGACCATTTTTTTAATGGCAACATTATTCGGAAAATCAGAAATTAATCTGGCACAAGACAAACTGATTTTGACTTTGTTGGTGATCCAGATTGAAGCCATTATTGGTGCGATTATTTTCTCACGACTGAGTCGTAAAATTGGAAATAAAAATGTCATTTCGATTTGCATCGTTTTATGGATTGTAGCCTGCCTTTCAGCCTATTATCTCAACAAAGAAAATCCAAATGTAGAGTATCAATTCTATGGTGTTGCCGCGATTGTTGGTCTTGTTATGGGTGGCTTACAAGCGATGTCGAGATCAACTTATTCCAAACTTTTGCCACAAGATGGTATGGAAAATACAACCTATTTTAGCTTTTACGATGTTTTAGAAAAATTAGCGATTATTTTGGGAACTTTCATTTTTGCAACTTTGATTGAGCATTTCAATAATATGCGTTATGCAGCCTTGTCAATGACGATTTTCTTTGCAATAGGCTTGGTTTTAATCAGATTTTTAAAAGTCAATATCAATAACGAAAAAGCAGCGTAA